aatctagagattagaggaaaaaatgtaaaacatctaTTTGACCAAAGaattattatatatttgtgtatgtgtgtgtgtctgctacaGTATAGTATAATACATATAGTATACTATAACTTATACAACCCTAAAATGTACATAAACATAAAACCATAAAATGTCCATTGTTTAATGAAGTTTTATGTGAATCATTCCCTAATAATTctagccattttaatatttttatttaaaatccaaTGCCCCAAACTAAAGAACTACAAcataatgctatttttaaaagcaaggtGCTGATAGGTGGAAATATAAGTCACCCTAATTTATTCCATTCAACATAATTTCACTATGTCACAAAGCTCACTAAATcaaattaagttatttatttcttttgatttattttaattactagCATCATCATACACTCAACTCAACAATAGACACATATTCTACATTTACCTTAATTTGTTAGCATGTGCCCCATGACAAACCAAAATTTATACAGGAATTTCCTCTTTTAATTCAGATTGCAATTTTATCCATAAGAGAGCTCTATTTAGTTAAAAGGTATGCCGCATCCATCTAAAGTACTAAGAATCccgaaatctaaaagaaaataagcacATAATAAGATTTAAAAGTAAAGTCAGTAGGGAATATGTTCCTGAGTAAAATAGACAAATGAAGGGATGAACTACTTGGAACAGATTTCTGATTGTGTTGTTTAAAGTAGAAAGTTTCTAAGATTCACATATCTTTTTATGACCAGGAGAAATTGCAAAAAAGAAGTGTCTTTTATGACGGATcagacctttttttttaatcaacgaCTGCACAGTAGGAGACTTCTCTCATAACTCCCTTTCATGACCAGTCACCCTTCTTATTGCCCCTCTGACATCTTTGTTTCTTAGGGTATAGATGAGAGGATTCAGGCTAGGTGTGACAACAGTATAAAATAGGGCAATGAACTTTGCTTGatcttgagaattttctgttgGAGGTTGAAGATAAATGCACATAATTGGaatgaaaaatagagaaacaaCAGTAAGATGGGCTCCGCAGGTCCCAAAAACTTTCTGAAGTCGAGTGGTTGACTGCATTCTTAGGACAGTGCATGCAATGGCACCATAAGAGCTTAGAATGAGAATAAGTGGTATAACAACAAAAATGGCACTCATGACCATGAGGGTCAGCTCATTTGCACGGATATCAACACAGGATAAGCGCAACAGTGCTGGGACTTCACAGAAGAAGTGGTCCACTTGGCGATGTCCACACAGGGGTACCCAGAAGGTAAAGGAAGAATGAAGTGCTGAGGTGGTAAAGCCACTTACCCAGGATGCTGCAGCCAG
This DNA window, taken from Cricetulus griseus strain 17A/GY chromosome 2, alternate assembly CriGri-PICRH-1.0, whole genome shotgun sequence, encodes the following:
- the LOC100751826 gene encoding olfactory receptor 2J3 isoform X3 — its product is MVENFNASWEGHFILLGFSKWPNLEVVLFVVILIFYLITLTGNLFIIILSYLDSHLHTPMYFFLSNLSALDLCYTTSSVPQLLFNLWGPEKTISYAGCMLQLYFVLALGTTECVLLVVMSYDRYAAVCKPLHYSVLMNPRFCHLLAAASWVSGFTTSALHSSFTFWVPLCGHRQVDHFFCEVPALLRLSCVDIRANELTLMVMSAIFVVIPLILILSSYGAIACTVLRMQSTTRLQKVFGTCGAHLTVVSLFFIPIMCIYLQPPTENSQDQAKFIALFYTVVTPSLNPLIYTLRNKDVRGAIRRVTGHEREL